In Methanosarcina barkeri MS, a single window of DNA contains:
- a CDS encoding aminotransferase class I/II-fold pyridoxal phosphate-dependent enzyme, whose product MRPSCDPSKFVADVVKEIPPSGIRRFFDLVSGLEDVISLGVGEPDFITPWHIREMCIHSLEKGQTSYTSNYGLPDLRNELARTYYRRYGLDYDPSSEILITTGVSEALDIAVRTVVNPGDEVIIVQPSYVAYVPSVILAGGKPVIVATHRDDEFSLTAEALKPAITDKTKAIILNFPSNPTGAIMKQEGLEDIADLVVENDLFVISDEVYECLTYEGKHVPISSLDGMKERTVMLNGFSKAYAMTGLRLGFAMGSPEIIHSMMMIHQYSMLCAPITAQIGAIEALRHGKDEMERMIREYDRRRHFIVRGFNRIGLECCNPKGAFYAFPYIGNTGLSSSEFAERLLDEKKVVAIPGDAFGEAGEGFLRCAYAASINDIRKALDRMEDFVDGLKQ is encoded by the coding sequence TTGAGACCTTCATGTGATCCTTCTAAGTTTGTTGCCGACGTTGTGAAAGAAATTCCTCCTTCGGGAATACGCCGTTTTTTTGATCTGGTTTCCGGACTTGAAGATGTAATCTCCCTTGGTGTAGGAGAGCCTGACTTCATTACTCCGTGGCATATCCGTGAGATGTGTATTCATTCTCTGGAAAAAGGGCAAACCTCATATACCTCAAATTATGGTCTTCCGGACCTCAGGAACGAACTTGCCAGAACTTATTACAGGCGTTATGGCCTGGATTATGACCCTTCATCCGAGATACTCATCACAACAGGTGTGAGTGAAGCTCTGGACATAGCAGTAAGGACAGTGGTCAACCCTGGCGATGAGGTTATTATCGTCCAGCCCTCCTATGTGGCATATGTACCTTCTGTTATTCTTGCAGGAGGCAAGCCAGTTATCGTTGCCACCCACAGGGATGATGAGTTTAGCCTGACTGCAGAAGCCCTCAAACCTGCAATCACGGACAAGACAAAAGCAATAATTCTCAACTTCCCAAGTAACCCTACAGGAGCGATCATGAAACAGGAAGGCCTCGAGGATATTGCCGACCTGGTTGTGGAGAATGATCTGTTTGTTATCTCGGACGAAGTTTACGAGTGCCTTACCTATGAAGGCAAGCATGTTCCGATATCTTCCCTTGATGGCATGAAAGAGCGGACTGTTATGCTTAACGGGTTTTCCAAGGCTTATGCAATGACAGGGCTAAGGCTCGGTTTTGCAATGGGTTCTCCTGAGATTATACATTCAATGATGATGATCCATCAGTACTCCATGCTCTGTGCTCCTATAACGGCTCAAATCGGAGCAATTGAAGCACTCCGTCACGGTAAAGATGAAATGGAGCGGATGATCCGGGAATATGACCGACGCAGGCACTTTATTGTCAGAGGCTTTAACAGGATAGGGCTTGAATGCTGCAACCCTAAAGGAGCATTTTACGCTTTCCCCTATATAGGAAATACCGGACTCTCTTCCTCTGAGTTTGCAGAGCGCCTTCTGGATGAAAAGAAAGTCGTTGCAATCCCAGGAGATGCCTTTGGAGAGGCAGGTGAGGGCTTCCTGCGCTGCGCCTACGCAGCATCCATAAATGACATCAGAAAAGCGTTAGACAGAATGGAAGACTTTGTGGATGGTTTGAAGCAGTAA
- a CDS encoding DUF5591 domain-containing protein, with amino-acid sequence MKPIIPEDERSKEPLDTDRVIYHPDMIRANEWVLNEYEAPYRELCIFVPCAKRKPYHESPSHKKFDRIIFGIAKPEDVHIVTFGTCGITPRELDTQYPFMHYSFMMGKCNVAKIKRDFIKMESERLAAYLEKTRDNYKHRIAYCIGDFRTAMEKAVERVDIEVDIVPKESTIQTMLQPEKPFIYNSLSTREYLQDLSDAITDALKLPKRKVGLKEDLSVDDADWYVL; translated from the coding sequence ATGAAACCCATTATTCCTGAAGATGAGCGTTCTAAAGAACCTCTTGACACTGATAGGGTAATTTACCACCCGGATATGATAAGGGCTAATGAATGGGTCCTGAACGAATATGAAGCTCCGTATAGGGAACTATGTATTTTTGTTCCCTGTGCCAAAAGGAAACCCTATCATGAAAGTCCCTCTCACAAAAAATTCGATCGAATAATCTTCGGGATTGCAAAACCTGAGGATGTACATATAGTAACCTTCGGAACCTGTGGAATTACCCCCAGGGAACTTGATACGCAATACCCATTCATGCATTACAGCTTTATGATGGGTAAATGTAACGTGGCAAAGATCAAGCGAGATTTCATAAAAATGGAAAGTGAAAGACTTGCTGCTTATCTTGAAAAAACACGGGATAATTACAAACACAGAATAGCTTACTGTATTGGTGATTTTCGAACTGCAATGGAAAAAGCCGTCGAAAGGGTTGACATAGAAGTTGATATTGTCCCGAAGGAGTCTACAATCCAGACTATGCTCCAGCCTGAAAAGCCCTTTATTTACAACAGCCTCTCAACCAGAGAATACCTTCAGGACTTATCAGACGCGATTACAGATGCTCTTAAGCTTCCAAAGAGAAAAGTCGGACTTAAAGAAGATCTATCGGTTGATGACGCTGACTGGTATGTCCTGTAA
- the cobZ gene encoding alpha-ribazole phosphatase CobZ, whose translation MKLSDIEERDLKKGQPENVEEKATVNILDVLAEEGISVQDLADTALEMYVPHPGLETREKADALFKRELKYALSDPNLCLLIYSGILLEREGRAGTLPNLSKSSYEKDLTFIIADEVLGTSIATYISGSKGAFEFVRFDKQKPGILAKLGPFMDDVIGGLIGGVSSNMYSRGMAEFVGTD comes from the coding sequence ATGAAGTTATCCGATATTGAGGAAAGAGACCTGAAAAAAGGGCAGCCTGAGAACGTAGAAGAAAAAGCTACAGTCAACATCCTCGATGTCCTTGCTGAAGAAGGCATCAGTGTTCAGGACCTTGCTGATACGGCTCTGGAAATGTATGTTCCCCATCCAGGACTTGAGACCAGGGAGAAAGCCGACGCTTTATTTAAAAGGGAACTTAAGTATGCACTTTCGGACCCAAACCTCTGTCTTCTAATCTATTCCGGGATCTTGCTGGAGCGGGAAGGTAGGGCAGGAACCCTTCCGAACCTCAGCAAAAGTTCTTATGAAAAGGACCTTACTTTTATAATTGCAGACGAAGTGCTCGGCACAAGTATTGCAACCTATATCAGCGGTTCCAAGGGCGCTTTTGAGTTTGTAAGGTTTGACAAACAGAAGCCTGGAATCCTTGCAAAGCTCGGGCCTTTTATGGATGACGTTATCGGGGGCCTTATAGGAGGCGTGTCTTCCAATATGTATTCAAGAGGTATGGCAGAATTTGTAGGGACGGACTGA
- the cobS gene encoding adenosylcobinamide-GDP ribazoletransferase, whose protein sequence is MNSYLLAFKSGFGFLSTIPVGISMEGIDELMKKIYFYPVVGAILGLLIGAVAFMGQVIFPGPVLAALLMGFIYYITGFNHLDGVTDIGDGFMAHGSLEKKIKALKDTTIGTGGVSFCILLLLTLYSSIRAVQQEGSAVFGSNLPVLMFESMFIAEVSAKQSMLTIAAFGKPIPPQEKQAYPGLGAMTIKGATRNNFLIGFVFGAIVCLLPFGWIGLLPYLGSCLVALVILNRSYAHFGGLNGDGIGTANEIGRVTALIIIAVLLQLSLNGYMGGFKWTLL, encoded by the coding sequence ATGAATTCATATTTGCTTGCTTTTAAATCTGGGTTTGGTTTCCTGTCCACTATTCCTGTGGGAATCAGCATGGAAGGAATCGACGAACTCATGAAAAAAATCTACTTTTATCCCGTTGTGGGGGCTATACTTGGGCTTCTCATAGGGGCAGTTGCATTCATGGGGCAGGTAATATTTCCTGGGCCTGTGCTTGCAGCCCTTCTAATGGGATTCATATATTACATTACAGGCTTTAATCACCTCGATGGAGTCACAGATATCGGGGACGGTTTTATGGCTCACGGGTCACTTGAGAAAAAAATCAAGGCCCTGAAAGACACGACCATCGGGACAGGAGGAGTGTCCTTCTGCATTCTCTTATTACTTACTCTGTACAGTTCGATAAGGGCAGTCCAGCAAGAAGGTTCCGCCGTTTTTGGGTCTAACCTTCCGGTTTTAATGTTTGAATCAATGTTTATTGCAGAGGTCAGTGCAAAACAGTCCATGTTAACTATTGCTGCCTTTGGAAAGCCCATACCTCCGCAGGAAAAACAGGCTTATCCTGGTCTGGGAGCCATGACTATAAAGGGAGCAACCAGAAATAATTTTCTGATTGGATTTGTGTTCGGGGCCATCGTTTGCCTTCTGCCTTTCGGGTGGATAGGACTGTTGCCTTATCTGGGATCCTGCCTGGTGGCTCTGGTGATTCTTAACCGAAGCTATGCCCATTTTGGGGGATTAAATGGCGACGGAATTGGTACTGCTAACGAAATTGGTCGGGTAACTGCACTCATTATTATCGCAGTTCTCCTGCAACTTTCATTGAACGGATATATGGGAGGTTTTAAATGGACGCTATTGTAA
- a CDS encoding NTP transferase domain-containing protein, translating to MDAIVMAGGFGQRLGMGEKPCVELLGKPLIAYVIDTLRAAENINRVFVAVSPVTPKTEIMIQERYKGKVRIIRTFGGNYVGDMIHAVETAETVGPVMIIMSDLPLISPDLIDYVIEKYKEEGKPALSVYVPLNICKGAGIRPDTVFNKDGKLIVPVGINILDSSQIRNEQEDFNLILDNPKLAINVNTVKDLQHCKDLLQGQD from the coding sequence ATGGACGCTATTGTAATGGCAGGGGGGTTTGGACAGAGGCTTGGAATGGGTGAAAAGCCCTGTGTTGAATTACTTGGAAAACCACTTATAGCCTATGTGATAGATACCCTCAGGGCCGCAGAGAATATAAACAGGGTTTTCGTAGCGGTCTCACCTGTTACCCCAAAGACAGAAATTATGATTCAGGAGCGCTACAAAGGAAAAGTTCGTATAATCAGGACTTTTGGCGGAAACTATGTAGGGGATATGATCCACGCGGTCGAAACCGCAGAAACGGTTGGGCCTGTAATGATTATTATGTCAGACCTTCCCCTGATAAGCCCTGATCTTATCGATTATGTAATCGAAAAATATAAGGAAGAAGGAAAACCTGCGCTCTCTGTATATGTTCCTCTCAATATCTGCAAAGGAGCCGGAATCAGGCCAGATACGGTCTTTAACAAGGATGGAAAGTTGATAGTACCTGTCGGAATTAATATTCTGGACAGTTCTCAAATCCGAAACGAACAGGAAGACTTTAATCTGATACTTGATAATCCCAAACTAGCAATAAACGTAAATACTGTTAAGGATTTGCAGCACTGCAAGGATCTGCTGCAGGGCCAAGACTAA
- a CDS encoding SufB/SufD family protein, translating to MTQITLNTLSSEIKDMDAAYSASGGDAAVLHNHDLASLVISGNKVLNANGIEGIVLEPQETEHGVDVKLTIRKGYKIPHPVHLCFGLIPEDGLQEINMNFVAEEDSAVELLAHCTFPNAVKIIHRMEAQMHVGKNASLKYTEIHFHGPHGGAQVIPKAHVKIEEGGSYFNNFSLISGRVGVLEFDYDVDAEKDSVCEMITKVYGKKDDKIKIMEKVALNGENARSVIKSRLAITEDAESEFKGITEGHAPRSRGHVDCLEVLQGNAKAEAVPIIRVDNPLAKVTHEAAIGCVDKKEVETLMARGLEEDDAIDTIVKGMLA from the coding sequence ATGACTCAGATAACTCTTAATACACTTTCCAGTGAAATTAAAGATATGGACGCAGCCTATTCGGCATCCGGTGGAGATGCTGCAGTCCTGCATAATCATGATCTTGCAAGCCTTGTGATAAGTGGAAATAAAGTGCTTAATGCAAATGGGATAGAAGGAATTGTGCTCGAACCCCAGGAGACTGAACATGGAGTGGACGTTAAACTGACCATTAGGAAAGGGTATAAAATTCCACATCCTGTCCACCTTTGCTTTGGGCTTATTCCTGAAGATGGGCTCCAGGAAATAAATATGAATTTTGTAGCCGAAGAAGACTCGGCTGTTGAACTCCTCGCTCACTGTACATTCCCTAATGCGGTAAAGATTATTCATAGAATGGAAGCTCAAATGCATGTCGGGAAGAATGCTTCATTAAAGTACACAGAAATTCACTTCCATGGGCCACATGGAGGAGCTCAGGTAATTCCGAAGGCTCATGTAAAGATAGAAGAAGGTGGCAGTTATTTCAATAATTTCTCCCTGATCTCGGGAAGAGTAGGAGTTCTCGAATTCGACTATGATGTGGATGCCGAAAAAGACTCTGTCTGTGAAATGATTACCAAGGTTTACGGGAAAAAAGATGACAAAATAAAAATTATGGAAAAAGTAGCTCTTAATGGGGAAAATGCCAGAAGTGTGATCAAAAGTCGACTGGCTATTACCGAAGATGCGGAGTCGGAGTTCAAGGGAATTACTGAAGGTCATGCACCAAGGTCCAGAGGACACGTGGACTGTTTGGAGGTTCTCCAGGGCAATGCAAAAGCCGAAGCTGTACCGATTATACGTGTTGATAATCCTCTGGCCAAGGTAACCCATGAGGCTGCAATTGGATGTGTGGATAAAAAAGAAGTCGAAACTCTCATGGCCCGCGGCCTTGAAGAAGACGATGCTATTGACACTATCGTAAAGGGAATGCTGGCCTGA
- a CDS encoding DUF6951 family protein, whose amino-acid sequence MVTEISLNTICGHKTKIIATKEGKSTHIHIKSTCKKLRKWGTHFDMELKDLMGGPENILSQKSAEAPLTPTCLVPAAVMNACWLENGMISKNLARDMGKMEIIFDKLE is encoded by the coding sequence ATGGTTACAGAGATTTCATTGAATACAATATGTGGACATAAGACAAAGATAATTGCCACTAAAGAGGGAAAGAGCACACATATACATATTAAGTCCACATGCAAAAAACTTCGAAAGTGGGGTACACATTTTGATATGGAACTGAAAGACCTTATGGGAGGTCCCGAAAACATTCTTAGCCAGAAATCGGCTGAAGCGCCCCTTACACCTACCTGTCTTGTCCCGGCAGCAGTAATGAACGCTTGCTGGCTCGAAAATGGCATGATTTCGAAGAATCTCGCTCGAGACATGGGAAAGATGGAGATTATTTTTGATAAATTGGAATGA
- a CDS encoding Lrp/AsnC family transcriptional regulator yields the protein MNEKIRHILEILENDARTSPEEIASLTDMSAEEVSQAITKLKDTGVIRHYKTIVDWDLVGENYVYAVIELKVTLERNQGYQAIAERIYKFPEVRSVRLLSGNYDISLTVRGKSMKDVAFFVAEKIATLDQVQSTSTHFVLKTYKEDGVILHEPETIQRLPVSS from the coding sequence ATGAATGAAAAGATTCGACATATACTGGAAATTCTTGAGAATGATGCACGAACGAGTCCAGAGGAAATAGCATCCCTTACAGATATGTCTGCAGAGGAGGTTTCCCAGGCAATTACAAAACTTAAAGACACCGGAGTTATCCGGCACTACAAAACCATAGTTGATTGGGATCTGGTCGGGGAGAACTATGTTTATGCCGTTATTGAGCTGAAGGTTACTCTCGAGCGCAATCAGGGCTATCAGGCAATTGCAGAAAGAATCTACAAGTTTCCGGAAGTCAGGTCAGTCAGGCTCCTATCTGGAAATTATGACATATCCCTTACTGTCCGGGGAAAATCGATGAAGGACGTGGCTTTTTTCGTAGCAGAGAAAATTGCAACCCTTGATCAGGTACAGAGCACTTCAACCCACTTTGTACTGAAAACTTATAAAGAAGATGGGGTCATCCTTCATGAACCTGAAACGATTCAAAGGCTACCAGTATCATCTTGA
- a CDS encoding 30S ribosomal protein S8e, with protein MRWQGSSRRKVTGGKVIAARGKRKFEMGRESAETRISEIKRKNVHTMGGNRKVRLLQCDIANITNPKDGKTTSAPIETVLDNAANKHYIRRNILTKGSVIRTPLGTAKVTSRPGQDGVVNAVLIE; from the coding sequence ATGAGATGGCAAGGTAGCTCCAGAAGAAAAGTGACCGGTGGGAAAGTTATTGCTGCCCGCGGAAAGCGCAAGTTTGAAATGGGCCGCGAGTCTGCAGAAACCCGTATAAGTGAAATAAAGAGGAAAAACGTTCACACTATGGGAGGCAACAGGAAGGTAAGACTTCTTCAGTGTGATATTGCAAACATAACCAATCCTAAAGATGGAAAAACCACTTCTGCTCCCATTGAAACAGTTCTCGACAACGCTGCAAACAAGCACTACATCAGGCGTAACATTCTGACGAAAGGCTCAGTAATAAGGACTCCTCTTGGAACCGCTAAAGTTACAAGCAGACCAGGGCAAGACGGAGTTGTAAATGCTGTATTAATTGAATAA
- a CDS encoding flavodoxin family protein, with product MNKNILILTGSPRNNGNSDMLADAFMKGAQEKGHTVNKIKTAKLNVSGCKACIMCWTKDGTCVQCDDMKEIEPLIESADMLVLVSPLYFFGISAQLKAVIDRFCAYCVDSRKKSLIVKESALIMCGACDDERFFSGAIDTYKYTADYMKWEDRGILIATSVSAKGDILQGDWLDKAQAFGTSI from the coding sequence ATGAATAAAAATATACTGATACTTACTGGTAGTCCACGGAATAACGGAAATAGTGACATGCTGGCAGATGCCTTTATGAAAGGAGCACAGGAAAAGGGGCATACCGTAAATAAAATCAAAACGGCAAAACTCAATGTTAGTGGATGTAAGGCCTGTATTATGTGTTGGACAAAAGATGGAACCTGCGTTCAATGTGATGATATGAAAGAAATTGAACCACTAATTGAGAGTGCAGATATGCTTGTACTGGTTTCCCCGTTATATTTCTTTGGGATTTCTGCACAGTTAAAGGCTGTAATTGACAGGTTCTGTGCCTACTGTGTGGATAGCCGTAAAAAATCCCTCATAGTAAAAGAATCTGCTTTAATTATGTGTGGAGCGTGCGATGACGAACGATTTTTCAGCGGTGCCATAGACACTTACAAATATACGGCAGATTATATGAAATGGGAAGACAGGGGTATCTTAATAGCCACCAGCGTATCAGCAAAAGGAGATATTTTACAAGGAGATTGGCTAGATAAAGCGCAAGCTTTTGGCACTAGCATTTAA
- a CDS encoding DUF169 domain-containing protein, producing the protein MDVKEINKYGQELVDCLKLKTSPVAVKLIPKGGEIPEGMKEVDEAMRHCQLVDRVRRTGEEFYTLIDDQMCKGGAGAMGLGEMPPKVASGEFYFNKLKQFSTQGAARRTLERVPKLPPHSTEAILYSPLEKATFIPDVVVVIGNPKQIMLLTQAAMYKTGGRVEASFAGKQSLCSDGVVNVYKEGKIGVTVGCSGSRTYTKISEEEMIMGIPVELLADVATGLKEICPK; encoded by the coding sequence ATGGATGTAAAAGAGATCAATAAATATGGACAAGAACTTGTAGACTGTCTGAAACTGAAGACTTCTCCTGTTGCAGTAAAGCTGATCCCGAAAGGAGGAGAAATTCCTGAAGGAATGAAAGAAGTAGATGAAGCTATGAGGCACTGTCAGCTGGTTGACAGAGTGAGAAGAACAGGTGAGGAGTTCTATACCCTTATCGATGACCAGATGTGTAAAGGTGGCGCTGGTGCAATGGGCCTTGGCGAAATGCCTCCAAAGGTCGCAAGTGGAGAATTTTATTTTAATAAACTCAAACAGTTCAGCACCCAGGGCGCTGCAAGGCGTACCCTTGAAAGAGTTCCCAAGCTTCCGCCGCACTCAACTGAGGCTATCCTGTACTCTCCTCTGGAAAAAGCCACATTTATTCCAGATGTTGTTGTTGTTATCGGTAATCCTAAACAAATAATGCTACTTACACAGGCTGCAATGTACAAAACAGGAGGCAGGGTTGAAGCGAGTTTTGCAGGAAAGCAGAGCCTGTGCTCCGACGGGGTTGTGAATGTATACAAAGAAGGCAAAATCGGAGTCACAGTCGGTTGCAGTGGCAGCAGGACATATACCAAAATCTCAGAGGAAGAAATGATTATGGGAATTCCTGTCGAACTTCTGGCTGATGTAGCCACTGGTCTCAAGGAAATTTGCCCTAAGTAA
- a CDS encoding ABC transporter ATP-binding protein, translated as MLSRDGKKILRGVNLEVGDREIHSIIGANGAGKSTLAYTLMGLQGYEHEEGSLIFNGEDISKLSITERAKKGITLAWQEPARFEGLRVRDYLAIGAKGNGGVTEEELKEALRKVDLKPEKYLDREVGEALSGGERKRIELASIITMKPKLAILDEPDSGIDVVSLKEIVNLIQTFKENGSSVLVITHRKEIAAASDKASLMCEGVILRSGDPLEISEFFKNRCIPCDSRVSPQKAA; from the coding sequence GTGCTGAGCCGTGATGGAAAGAAAATCCTTAGAGGGGTCAATCTTGAGGTCGGCGACCGGGAAATTCACAGCATTATCGGTGCAAATGGTGCCGGAAAAAGTACCCTTGCCTATACCCTGATGGGACTCCAGGGTTATGAACACGAGGAAGGCAGCCTCATCTTTAATGGGGAAGACATTTCAAAACTTTCAATAACCGAACGTGCAAAAAAAGGCATTACCCTTGCCTGGCAGGAACCTGCTCGTTTTGAAGGGCTGAGAGTCAGGGACTATCTGGCAATCGGGGCAAAAGGCAACGGAGGCGTTACTGAAGAAGAGCTGAAAGAGGCCCTGAGGAAAGTCGATCTTAAACCTGAAAAATACCTGGATAGGGAAGTCGGAGAGGCGCTCAGTGGAGGTGAAAGGAAACGCATAGAACTTGCGTCCATAATTACAATGAAACCAAAGCTTGCTATTCTCGACGAACCCGATTCCGGAATTGATGTCGTTTCCTTAAAGGAAATCGTAAACCTGATCCAAACTTTTAAGGAAAATGGCTCCTCGGTACTTGTAATTACACACAGGAAGGAAATTGCAGCCGCTTCCGATAAAGCATCCCTGATGTGTGAAGGGGTTATCCTCAGGAGCGGAGACCCTCTGGAAATCAGTGAATTTTTCAAAAACAGGTGCATACCTTGCGACAGCAGGGTCTCACCACAAAAGGCGGCCTGA